The Bacteroidales bacterium genome window below encodes:
- the panC gene encoding pantoate--beta-alanine ligase — protein sequence MKVFELTKDVINYILEQKSINKTIGFVPTMGALHKGHGSLIERAVKENDICVCSIFVNPVQFNNIEDYTNYPLRKNEDIILLKHNGCHIVFCPTKAEMYPKPPSENYSFGTLEKFMEGASRKGHFNGVAIVVKRLFDIVMPDKAYFGEKDFQQLRIIEELVKQQNFPIEIVRCPTMREADGLAMSSRNLRLDKYQRKMSSGIAKILQSVIKLSHEQSIGQVKKYVSGEISKMKGFKLDYFEIAEEETLIPAKQWVNNSDLRAFIAVYAGEIRLIDNMKIIL from the coding sequence ATGAAAGTTTTTGAGCTGACAAAAGATGTTATTAATTACATTTTAGAACAGAAATCAATTAATAAAACAATCGGATTTGTCCCCACAATGGGGGCCTTACATAAAGGACATGGGTCGTTGATTGAAAGAGCTGTAAAAGAAAACGATATCTGTGTGTGCAGCATTTTTGTTAATCCGGTTCAGTTTAATAATATTGAAGATTATACAAATTATCCCTTGCGTAAGAACGAGGATATAATTTTACTAAAACACAATGGTTGTCATATTGTTTTTTGTCCCACAAAAGCAGAAATGTACCCCAAACCCCCTAGTGAAAATTATAGTTTTGGAACTCTCGAAAAGTTTATGGAAGGGGCATCCCGGAAAGGACATTTTAATGGTGTTGCCATTGTAGTAAAAAGGCTGTTTGATATTGTTATGCCTGATAAAGCATATTTTGGTGAAAAAGATTTTCAGCAATTAAGAATTATTGAAGAGCTTGTTAAACAACAAAATTTCCCCATAGAAATTGTTCGCTGCCCAACCATGAGAGAAGCTGACGGATTGGCAATGAGTTCAAGGAATCTAAGATTAGATAAATATCAACGTAAAATGTCGTCCGGAATCGCAAAAATTTTGCAATCGGTTATAAAGTTATCACATGAACAAAGTATCGGGCAGGTTAAAAAATATGTTTCCGGGGAAATATCAAAAATGAAAGGATTTAAACTTGATTATTTTGAAATTGCAGAAGAAGAAACATTAATCCCGGCTAAACAATGGGTAAATAATTCTGATTTGAGA
- a CDS encoding DUF4270 domain-containing protein, which translates to MKKFILYSFLSFSVISLCIGIFTSCNKNEEIGINVQPEGDILGVSFISSIPILAHTVLEDSVRSDETVYNLVGSYMDPVFGLTTAGCYTQFRLTTSNVDFGLNPVCDSIVLSLLYKSYYGDTSSYLTLNVYEIADDFYLDNTYYSNQKLGVFKNNLANITFKPNFVDSVTVDSASYAPHLRIKLKKTLGDKIIAASSSSDLADNSSFLKFFKGLYISTNSVSSSGAIIYFNLLSSLSKITLYYHSDNGLFNYSMVIDDYCARYNYFDHYYSSADVLFKNQINGDTTLGNDFLYLQAMAGTKIKFKFPDITSLNSLGRIAVNKAELVMKVDETNIDTYPPPANLTLVLINTDGSLSFLPDYNYGSAYFGGIYNSTNKEYRFNIGKYIQDVLQRGYINDNGLFLVVSGASIYANRAVILGNNSAENNFRLEITYTKID; encoded by the coding sequence TTGAAAAAATTCATTTTATATTCTTTTTTATCTTTTTCGGTAATTTCATTATGTATTGGTATTTTCACTTCCTGTAATAAAAATGAGGAAATAGGCATCAATGTTCAACCCGAAGGAGATATTCTTGGCGTTTCTTTTATAAGTAGTATTCCTATATTAGCACATACGGTTTTAGAAGATTCTGTTCGTAGCGATGAAACTGTTTACAACCTTGTTGGAAGTTATATGGACCCTGTTTTTGGACTTACAACTGCAGGGTGTTATACTCAATTCAGGCTGACAACCTCTAATGTTGACTTTGGCCTAAATCCGGTATGTGATTCCATTGTTTTATCGCTCTTGTATAAAAGTTATTATGGAGACACTTCTTCCTATTTGACTTTAAATGTTTATGAAATAGCCGATGATTTTTACCTTGACAACACTTATTATTCAAACCAAAAACTTGGCGTATTCAAAAACAATCTGGCAAATATTACTTTTAAACCCAACTTTGTTGACAGTGTAACTGTTGATTCTGCTTCATACGCCCCTCATCTTCGAATTAAACTTAAAAAAACACTGGGAGATAAAATTATTGCAGCTTCCAGCTCATCAGATTTAGCAGACAACAGCAGTTTCCTAAAATTCTTTAAAGGCCTTTATATAAGCACAAATTCTGTCTCATCCAGTGGCGCCATCATTTATTTCAATTTGCTCTCATCACTTTCAAAAATCACACTTTATTACCACAGCGATAACGGTTTGTTCAATTACAGTATGGTTATTGATGACTATTGTGCACGTTATAATTATTTTGACCATTATTATTCTTCTGCAGATGTTTTATTTAAAAACCAGATAAACGGAGATACTACCCTTGGAAATGACTTTCTTTATCTTCAGGCCATGGCAGGAACTAAGATAAAGTTTAAGTTCCCAGATATTACAAGTTTAAATAGTTTGGGCAGGATTGCTGTCAACAAAGCAGAGCTTGTAATGAAAGTCGATGAAACAAATATAGACACATATCCGCCGCCTGCAAACCTTACTCTGGTACTTATTAATACCGATGGTTCTCTGAGTTTTTTGCCCGATTATAACTACGGTTCTGCATATTTTGGAGGCATATATAACAGCACAAACAAGGAATATCGTTTTAATATTGGGAAATATATACAAGATGTTTTACAAAGAGGATATATAAACGATAACGGCTTGTTTCTGGTTGTTTCAGGAGCATCAATATATGCCAACAGGGCTGTAATTTTGGGAAACAACAGTGCTGAAAATAATTTTCGTTTGGAAATAACGTATACAAAAATTGATTAA
- the glmS gene encoding glutamine--fructose-6-phosphate transaminase (isomerizing), whose protein sequence is MCGIVAYVGPRQAYPILIKGLFRLEYRGYDSAGIAILNKEIQLYKNKGKVSDLETIVKEKNLEGTIGIAHTRWATHGEPNNVNAHPHFSNSGKIAIIHNGIIENYASLREELLSRGYIFHSNTDTEVLVHLIDDIRTNEKATLVEAVQMALNQVIGAYALVIISQEEPDMLIAAKKGSPLVIGIGKDETFIASDATPIVEYTKKVVFLNDEEIAIICRNQDLKIKTIKNIDKTPYIQQLEMNLSAIEKGGFEHFMLKEIYEQPRSVKDCFRGRLNVKSGVVSLGGIIDYIEKITKANRIIIVACGTSWHAGLVGEYLFEDLARVPVEVEYASEFRYRNPVIYENDVVIAISQSGETADTLAAIELAKSKGATIIGICNVVGSSIPRATHAGSYTHAGPEIGVASTKAFTAQVTILTLMALMIADRKGSISKSRFYQIINQLEQIPEKIEKTLKVNEDIVSLSKIFKDARNFLYLGRGYNFPVALEGALKLKEISYIHAEGYPAAEMKHGPIALIDEKMPVVVIATQQSVYEKIISNIEEVKARKGIIIAIVTEGDKTVQKIADYIIEVPETDEILVPLLATIPLQLLSYHIAVMRGCNIDQPRNLAKSVTVE, encoded by the coding sequence ATGTGCGGAATTGTCGCCTATGTTGGTCCACGGCAAGCATATCCAATATTAATAAAGGGATTGTTCCGGCTTGAATACAGAGGATATGACAGCGCCGGTATTGCCATACTGAATAAAGAAATTCAGCTTTATAAAAACAAAGGTAAGGTTTCTGACCTTGAAACTATTGTAAAAGAAAAAAACCTGGAAGGAACTATCGGAATAGCACATACTCGCTGGGCTACTCATGGTGAGCCCAATAATGTTAATGCTCATCCTCATTTTTCTAACTCCGGCAAAATAGCAATCATTCACAATGGTATTATAGAAAATTATGCTTCATTACGTGAAGAATTATTAAGCCGTGGTTACATTTTCCACAGCAATACCGACACGGAAGTTCTGGTTCATTTAATTGATGATATTCGTACCAATGAAAAAGCCACTCTGGTTGAAGCAGTTCAAATGGCATTAAATCAGGTAATAGGAGCTTATGCTCTGGTTATAATATCTCAGGAAGAACCCGACATGCTTATTGCAGCAAAAAAAGGAAGTCCGCTGGTAATCGGAATAGGAAAAGATGAAACTTTTATTGCATCTGATGCAACGCCCATTGTTGAATATACAAAAAAAGTAGTTTTTCTCAATGACGAAGAAATTGCCATCATATGTCGTAATCAGGATTTAAAAATCAAAACAATAAAAAATATTGATAAAACACCATATATTCAACAGCTTGAGATGAACCTCAGCGCCATCGAAAAAGGAGGCTTTGAACATTTCATGCTTAAGGAAATTTACGAACAACCTCGTTCCGTAAAAGACTGTTTCCGGGGAAGATTAAATGTAAAAAGCGGTGTGGTTTCTTTGGGAGGAATTATTGATTATATTGAAAAAATTACAAAAGCCAACCGGATTATTATTGTTGCTTGTGGAACTTCATGGCATGCAGGGCTTGTTGGCGAGTATCTTTTTGAAGATTTAGCACGAGTACCCGTTGAGGTTGAATACGCATCAGAATTTAGATACAGAAACCCTGTTATCTATGAAAATGACGTAGTTATTGCTATTTCACAATCAGGCGAAACTGCAGACACCCTTGCTGCAATTGAACTTGCAAAATCCAAAGGAGCAACTATTATTGGCATTTGCAATGTCGTTGGTTCTTCCATCCCGAGGGCTACTCATGCAGGCTCTTATACACATGCCGGGCCGGAAATTGGTGTCGCCTCTACAAAAGCATTTACTGCACAAGTAACTATACTCACATTAATGGCGCTAATGATAGCTGACAGAAAGGGGAGTATCTCAAAATCGCGTTTTTATCAGATTATTAACCAACTGGAACAGATACCTGAAAAAATTGAAAAAACACTAAAAGTTAATGAGGATATCGTCAGCTTGTCTAAAATATTTAAAGATGCCAGAAATTTTCTTTATTTGGGCAGAGGGTATAATTTCCCAGTTGCCTTGGAAGGGGCATTAAAACTTAAAGAAATATCCTATATTCATGCTGAAGGATACCCTGCCGCCGAAATGAAACATGGCCCTATCGCTTTAATTGATGAAAAAATGCCTGTTGTTGTAATTGCAACACAACAGAGTGTTTATGAAAAAATAATCTCTAATATTGAAGAAGTCAAGGCCAGAAAAGGAATAATTATTGCAATTGTTACCGAAGGCGACAAAACGGTTCAAAAAATAGCTGACTATATTATTGAAGTCCCGGAAACTGATGAAATTTTAGTTCCGTTACTGGCTACTATACCCTTACAGTTACTTTCATACCACATTGCCGTGATGCGTGGATGTAATATTGACCAGCCCAGAAACCTTGCAAAATCTGTTACGGTAGAATAA
- the purQ gene encoding phosphoribosylformylglycinamidine synthase subunit PurQ, which yields MKFGVVIFPGSNCDHDLLYVLKKILKQDVVALWHKDTNLQNCDFIFLPGGFSYGDYLRSGAIARFSPIMEKVIEYANKGGYLMGICNGFQILCEARLLPGTLLHNDNQKFICKNVYIKPMSKKAAPVKHLDPKEILKIPVAHAEGRYYADKNTIKELYDNDQILFKYCNETGIIGEESNPNGAVDSIAGICNLRRNVFGMMPHPERASDPELSNIDGKKIMDSILKTLSKR from the coding sequence ATGAAATTTGGCGTTGTAATTTTCCCCGGTTCAAATTGTGACCACGACCTTCTATATGTTCTGAAAAAAATATTGAAACAGGACGTTGTTGCTCTATGGCATAAAGATACTAACCTTCAAAACTGTGATTTCATTTTTCTTCCCGGTGGTTTTTCATATGGCGATTATCTTCGTTCCGGAGCCATTGCGAGATTTTCACCTATTATGGAAAAGGTTATCGAATATGCCAACAAAGGTGGTTACCTGATGGGAATTTGTAATGGGTTTCAGATTCTCTGTGAAGCACGATTGTTACCCGGCACTCTTCTGCATAACGACAACCAGAAATTCATTTGTAAGAACGTCTATATTAAACCTATGTCAAAAAAAGCCGCTCCGGTGAAACACCTTGACCCGAAAGAAATACTGAAAATCCCTGTGGCGCATGCTGAAGGGCGATATTATGCAGATAAAAACACCATTAAAGAACTTTACGATAACGACCAGATACTTTTTAAATATTGTAATGAAACTGGTATTATCGGAGAAGAATCAAACCCTAACGGAGCGGTTGATAGTATTGCAGGCATTTGTAACCTTCGCCGGAATGTATTTGGCATGATGCCACATCCTGAACGTGCCAGCGATCCCGAACTTTCAAATATTGACGGAAAAAAGATAATGGATTCTATCCTTAAAACTTTGTCAAAAAGATAA
- a CDS encoding C4-type zinc ribbon domain-containing protein produces the protein MDKDDQSIEKKLYTLYSLQVVDTEINKIRSVRGELPLEVQDLEDEIAGLETRLENLNTELKEIDSEIKEKKLAIKQHLEQIKKYESQHMNVRNNREYDSITKEIEFQSLEIQLCEKRIKEYNIALDLKKDVIEKTKQTLKERKEDLKQKKIELEEIVSETEKEEKKLLTKLEQCQKLIDERLFTAYQRIKKNARNGLAVVVVERDACGGCFNKIPPQRQLDIKILKKIIVCEYCGRILIDKHIEELVKSD, from the coding sequence ATGGACAAAGACGACCAGTCGATTGAGAAAAAATTGTACACTTTATATAGTCTGCAGGTTGTTGATACAGAGATAAACAAAATCAGAAGTGTCAGGGGGGAATTGCCCCTGGAAGTTCAAGACCTTGAAGACGAAATTGCAGGCTTAGAGACCCGTCTGGAAAATTTAAACACAGAACTTAAGGAGATTGACTCCGAAATAAAAGAAAAAAAGCTTGCGATTAAGCAACATTTAGAACAAATTAAAAAATACGAGTCGCAACATATGAATGTTCGCAATAACAGGGAATATGATTCTATTACTAAAGAAATTGAATTCCAGTCTCTTGAAATACAACTTTGCGAAAAAAGAATTAAGGAATATAACATTGCCCTTGACCTCAAAAAAGATGTAATTGAAAAAACCAAACAAACACTTAAGGAACGCAAGGAAGACCTTAAACAGAAAAAAATAGAATTGGAAGAAATTGTTTCAGAAACGGAAAAAGAGGAAAAAAAATTACTTACAAAACTTGAGCAGTGTCAAAAACTAATAGACGAACGTTTATTTACAGCCTACCAGCGCATCAAAAAAAATGCCCGAAACGGATTGGCTGTTGTTGTGGTTGAACGTGATGCCTGCGGTGGTTGCTTTAATAAAATTCCCCCTCAGCGGCAGCTTGACATCAAAATTTTAAAAAAAATTATTGTTTGCGAATATTGTGGCCGTATATTGATAGATAAACATATCGAAGAGTTAGTCAAATCTGATTAA
- a CDS encoding Nif3-like dinuclear metal center hexameric protein: MKIREVLDYFERVIPLEFQESYDNSGLQTGNPEKELRCALLTLDVTEKTIEEAHKKKCNLIISHHPLIFHGLKKISGATPIERIIEKAIKSDISIYAAHTCLDNNINGLNSFVAQKMGIKNIKILSPSQNTLKKLVVFCPIDYAEKLRKTLFEAGAGHIGNYDSCSFNVAGTGSFRAGEGANPFVGETNMLHFENEIRIETIFPGIIQHQLIQAMLKAHPYEEVAYDIYPLDNFYYSIGSGIIGELEKEHNTEEFLLFLKDFFKTNCLKHNKTKISKIKTIAFCGGSGSFLINKAIEQKADIFITADLKYHDFQTDEILLADSGHYETEIFALELITSLIIKKFPTFAFLFSENISNPVSYI; encoded by the coding sequence ATGAAAATCAGAGAAGTTTTAGATTATTTTGAGCGGGTTATACCGCTTGAATTTCAGGAAAGTTACGATAACAGCGGCTTACAAACGGGCAATCCGGAAAAAGAACTTCGATGTGCACTTCTTACACTTGATGTTACTGAGAAAACAATTGAGGAAGCTCACAAAAAAAAATGCAACCTGATAATTTCACACCATCCATTAATTTTTCACGGGCTTAAAAAAATTTCAGGGGCTACTCCTATTGAAAGAATCATTGAAAAAGCTATAAAATCGGACATAAGCATATATGCTGCACACACATGCCTGGATAATAATATCAATGGATTAAATTCATTTGTAGCTCAAAAAATGGGAATAAAAAACATTAAAATTCTTTCTCCTTCACAAAACACTCTGAAAAAGCTGGTTGTTTTTTGTCCCATTGATTATGCTGAAAAACTACGCAAAACTCTTTTTGAAGCCGGAGCAGGACACATTGGCAATTACGATTCATGCAGTTTTAATGTTGCCGGAACTGGGAGTTTTAGGGCTGGCGAAGGAGCAAACCCTTTTGTCGGGGAAACCAATATGCTCCACTTTGAAAACGAAATCCGCATCGAAACAATCTTTCCCGGAATTATCCAGCATCAACTTATTCAAGCTATGTTGAAAGCTCATCCCTATGAAGAAGTTGCGTATGATATTTACCCTCTTGACAATTTCTATTATTCTATTGGTTCAGGCATCATTGGAGAACTTGAAAAAGAGCACAACACAGAAGAATTTCTCTTATTTCTTAAAGATTTTTTTAAAACAAATTGTTTAAAACACAACAAGACGAAAATTTCAAAAATTAAAACAATTGCATTTTGCGGAGGTAGCGGAAGTTTTCTTATTAATAAAGCTATTGAACAAAAAGCAGATATTTTTATTACCGCAGACCTTAAATACCATGATTTTCAGACAGACGAAATACTTCTTGCAGATTCAGGGCATTATGAAACCGAAATATTTGCACTTGAATTGATTACTTCACTGATTATTAAAAAATTTCCTACTTTTGCATTTTTATTTTCAGAAAACATCTCAAATCCCGTATCTTACATTTAA
- a CDS encoding glycogen/starch synthase, which produces MSKYKVLFVAQEIVPYMNDSHMGQICRSLPQGIQEKCCEIRTFMPRYGSINERRNQLHEVIRLSGMNLIIDDTDHPLIIKVASIQSARLQIYFIDNEDYFKRKSVFTDKNGVFFQDNDERAIFYARGVIETIKKLGWAPNIIHVHGWFSSLIPFFIKTTYKNNPLFSDTKIVCSIYDDDFKQLFDKNFIKKLKHENVTEKELKHYKTCNYVGLMKGAIDFSDAIVIGSEKINPELMTFAKKTRKPFLGYQPKDKFIDAYSDLYDELVDELINEDAVK; this is translated from the coding sequence ATGTCGAAATACAAAGTTTTGTTTGTTGCCCAAGAAATTGTTCCATACATGAACGACAGTCATATGGGCCAAATATGCCGTTCTTTGCCCCAGGGAATTCAGGAAAAATGTTGTGAAATCCGCACTTTCATGCCCCGTTATGGTTCTATCAATGAAAGGCGTAATCAACTCCATGAAGTAATACGTCTTTCGGGTATGAATCTTATTATTGACGATACAGATCATCCCCTAATTATTAAGGTTGCTTCAATTCAATCCGCCCGGCTTCAGATTTATTTCATTGACAATGAAGATTATTTTAAGCGGAAATCTGTTTTTACCGACAAAAATGGTGTGTTTTTTCAGGACAACGATGAGAGAGCCATTTTTTATGCACGCGGCGTCATAGAAACTATTAAAAAACTCGGTTGGGCCCCGAATATTATTCATGTTCACGGCTGGTTTTCAAGTCTGATTCCTTTTTTTATAAAAACAACCTATAAAAACAATCCATTATTCAGCGATACAAAAATTGTATGTTCAATTTACGATGATGATTTTAAACAGCTTTTTGATAAAAATTTTATTAAAAAACTCAAACACGAAAATGTTACTGAAAAAGAGTTAAAGCATTATAAAACTTGTAATTATGTTGGATTAATGAAAGGGGCAATTGATTTTAGCGATGCTATAGTTATCGGCTCAGAGAAGATTAATCCCGAATTAATGACTTTTGCAAAAAAAACCCGTAAACCCTTCCTGGGTTATCAACCCAAAGATAAATTTATTGACGCTTACAGCGACTTATATGATGAGCTTGTTGATGAATTAATAAATGAGGATGCTGTCAAATAA
- a CDS encoding glycosyltransferase family 4 protein, translating into MKRVLFIVAHRPNRSPGQRFRFEQYLGYLSQKGFTCEISFLLSEKDDKFFYRNGNYLRKFFILIKSILIRFKDLRRIKDFDIVFIYREAVMYGSTFFERQFKRKGAQIILDFDDSIWLMDVSEANKDLKWLKRPSKTSELIQISNMVFVGNNYLADYTRQFNHNVRIIPTTLDTNNIPLKEYIPSEKICIGWTGSRTTIKHFELAVPILKKIKEKYNNKIKFKLISDAPGNIDNLLLEFCKWNKDTEIGDLQEFDIGIMPLPDDEWSRGKCGFKGLQYMALGIPAVLSPVGVNTEIVQDGVNGFLAANDEEWIEKLSLLIESPDLRKKIGLNGRKTIVEKYSFNAWKEKYISYFEELVN; encoded by the coding sequence TTGAAACGCGTATTGTTCATTGTTGCACATCGGCCAAACCGTTCACCGGGACAACGTTTTCGCTTTGAACAATATCTCGGATACTTGTCTCAAAAAGGCTTTACCTGCGAAATCTCTTTTTTACTCAGTGAAAAAGACGATAAATTTTTTTATCGTAATGGAAATTATCTTAGAAAATTTTTCATTCTTATAAAAAGCATTCTGATACGATTTAAAGACCTGAGGCGTATTAAAGATTTTGATATCGTTTTTATTTATCGCGAGGCGGTTATGTATGGCAGCACTTTTTTTGAAAGGCAATTTAAAAGGAAGGGTGCCCAAATAATACTTGACTTTGACGATTCCATTTGGCTGATGGATGTTTCGGAAGCAAATAAAGACCTGAAATGGCTAAAAAGGCCTTCTAAAACATCTGAGTTAATTCAAATATCCAACATGGTGTTTGTTGGGAATAATTACCTTGCAGATTATACCCGGCAATTTAATCATAATGTGCGGATTATACCAACCACATTAGATACGAACAACATTCCGCTGAAGGAATATATACCATCAGAAAAAATATGTATAGGCTGGACAGGTTCCAGAACTACTATAAAACATTTTGAGCTGGCTGTTCCCATACTGAAAAAAATAAAAGAAAAATACAATAACAAAATTAAGTTCAAACTCATATCCGATGCCCCCGGAAATATTGACAACTTGCTTTTAGAATTTTGCAAATGGAATAAAGACACTGAAATCGGAGATTTACAAGAATTTGATATTGGCATAATGCCCTTGCCTGATGACGAATGGTCGCGTGGAAAATGTGGATTTAAAGGCCTTCAGTATATGGCGTTGGGTATTCCGGCGGTCCTGTCGCCAGTAGGTGTTAATACCGAAATTGTTCAGGACGGGGTAAATGGATTTCTTGCGGCAAATGATGAGGAATGGATTGAAAAATTATCCCTACTGATAGAATCTCCCGATTTGAGAAAAAAAATCGGACTTAACGGCCGAAAAACAATAGTAGAAAAGTATTCGTTTAATGCATGGAAAGAAAAATACATCAGTTATTTTGAAGAACTGGTAAACTGA
- a CDS encoding tRNA threonylcarbamoyladenosine dehydratase: protein MIVPENWLNRTELLIGKTNLRKLKNSHVLVIGLGGVGSAAAEMLCRAGIGKMTLADGDLIQPSNRNRHLTALQSTEGIKKTVALASRLKDINPEIKLILVEKHLKEDAMTELLEHPYDYIVDAIDSLSAKVYMLLHAVRLGHRVVSSMGAGAKFDPTKVFVADISETNTCTFAFDIRKRLRRLGVNNGFKTVFSTEPPNKDAVIFSNTSQNKKSVAGTISYIPVVFGCYCAWVVIQDIICYNNRGE from the coding sequence ATGATTGTCCCTGAGAACTGGCTTAACCGTACCGAACTCCTTATTGGGAAAACAAATCTCCGGAAACTGAAAAATTCACATGTGCTGGTAATCGGCCTGGGAGGTGTTGGTTCGGCTGCTGCAGAAATGCTTTGTCGTGCAGGCATTGGCAAAATGACTTTGGCTGACGGGGATCTCATTCAGCCCTCAAATCGTAACCGTCATCTGACGGCTTTGCAAAGCACCGAAGGGATAAAAAAAACTGTAGCCTTGGCTTCACGCCTGAAAGATATCAACCCTGAAATCAAGCTTATTCTGGTTGAAAAACATCTCAAAGAAGATGCCATGACAGAGCTTCTTGAACATCCTTATGATTATATTGTAGACGCTATTGATTCCCTTTCAGCTAAAGTTTATATGTTGTTACATGCTGTCAGGCTTGGGCATAGGGTAGTAAGTTCAATGGGTGCGGGGGCAAAATTTGACCCCACTAAAGTGTTTGTAGCTGATATTTCGGAAACAAACACCTGTACATTTGCATTTGATATTCGGAAACGCCTCCGGCGTCTGGGTGTTAACAATGGTTTTAAAACTGTATTTTCAACAGAACCTCCAAACAAAGATGCCGTGATTTTTTCAAATACAAGTCAAAACAAAAAATCTGTAGCAGGAACCATTTCTTATATACCGGTTGTTTTTGGGTGTTATTGCGCCTGGGTTGTTATACAAGATATTATTTGTTATAACAATAGAGGGGAGTAA
- the gltX gene encoding glutamate--tRNA ligase produces MKKAVRVRFAPSPTGPLHIGGVRTALYNYLFAKKHGGDMILRIEDTDQQRLVPGAEEYIIESLQWCGIKHNEGVGVGGQHSPYRQSERREIYKQYALNLIEKGFAYYAFDTAQELETLRKSYELEKKKFQYDQKNRLQLKNSLTISEADIKELFERNTPFVVRIKIPENEKIIIRDLIRGEVAFDSSLLDDKVIFKSDGLPTYHLANVVDDFLMEISHVIRGEEWLPSTPLHVLLYRYLGWEQDMPLFAHLPLILKPDGNGKLSKRDGDKMGFPVFPLQWTDPVTSEVSSGYRESGYTPEAFINMLALLGWNPGTEKEIFSIEELIEVFSLERVGKSGSKFSPEKAKWFNHQYMQMKSDEEFAGLLKLVLLEKNIEKPESYIKKVCSLVKERIVFPQELWEQSYYFFIAPTDYDAKSVKDRWKKDSADIMKELCDVVAAIEIFHAENLKKTIMEHITQKQYNLGQVLNALRLLLVGASMGPDLFVIMELIGKEDAISRIVKGVLQLSTQ; encoded by the coding sequence ATGAAAAAAGCCGTAAGAGTACGCTTTGCTCCCAGTCCTACAGGACCTTTACACATTGGGGGTGTTCGAACAGCATTATATAACTATCTGTTTGCCAAAAAACACGGCGGAGATATGATACTTCGGATAGAAGACACCGACCAACAACGCTTAGTTCCCGGGGCGGAAGAATATATTATTGAATCCTTGCAATGGTGTGGAATAAAGCATAATGAAGGTGTTGGAGTTGGCGGGCAGCATAGCCCCTACCGTCAATCAGAAAGACGTGAAATTTATAAACAATATGCATTAAATCTAATTGAAAAAGGTTTTGCCTATTATGCATTTGATACTGCTCAGGAACTTGAAACACTTAGAAAAAGTTATGAGCTTGAAAAAAAGAAATTTCAATATGACCAGAAAAACCGCTTACAATTAAAAAATTCATTAACTATTTCTGAAGCTGACATAAAAGAATTATTTGAGCGCAATACTCCTTTTGTAGTACGAATAAAAATTCCTGAAAATGAAAAAATTATCATAAGAGACCTCATTAGAGGAGAAGTGGCTTTTGATTCTTCCTTACTGGATGATAAGGTTATTTTTAAATCGGATGGCTTGCCCACTTATCATCTGGCAAACGTAGTTGATGATTTTTTGATGGAAATTTCTCATGTGATACGCGGAGAAGAATGGCTCCCCTCAACCCCGCTTCATGTCTTGTTATACAGATATCTTGGCTGGGAGCAAGATATGCCGCTGTTTGCACATTTGCCTTTAATTTTAAAGCCCGATGGCAACGGCAAACTTAGTAAAAGGGACGGCGATAAAATGGGGTTTCCGGTATTTCCGCTACAATGGACAGATCCCGTAACCAGTGAAGTTTCTTCCGGTTACCGTGAATCCGGTTATACACCGGAAGCTTTTATCAATATGCTTGCTTTACTCGGATGGAACCCGGGCACAGAAAAAGAAATTTTTTCTATTGAAGAACTGATAGAAGTTTTTTCATTAGAACGTGTTGGAAAATCGGGTTCAAAGTTCAGCCCCGAAAAAGCAAAATGGTTTAATCACCAATATATGCAAATGAAATCCGATGAAGAATTTGCCGGGTTGTTGAAACTTGTGTTGTTGGAAAAAAACATTGAAAAACCGGAGAGTTATATTAAAAAGGTTTGTTCTCTTGTTAAAGAAAGAATTGTTTTTCCTCAGGAACTCTGGGAACAATCTTATTATTTTTTTATTGCTCCAACAGATTATGATGCCAAATCGGTAAAAGACCGATGGAAAAAGGATTCGGCTGATATCATGAAAGAGCTATGTGATGTTGTTGCGGCTATTGAAATCTTTCATGCCGAAAATCTTAAAAAAACCATAATGGAGCATATTACCCAAAAACAATATAATCTGGGGCAGGTTTTGAATGCATTGCGTTTGCTTTTAGTTGGCGCATCTATGGGCCCGGATTTGTTTGTTATCATGGAGTTAATAGGAAAAGAAGACGCCATTTCAAGAATTGTAAAGGGTGTGTTGCAATTAAGCACACAATAA